CTAGCCTTTACCTTGTCGGATTCGATTCTTTGTATTTGTTTATGGGATGTTACCTAATCGCCAGTGCCGGAGTTGGTTTAGTGATTCCCACAACCTCGATTCTTGCCATGGAAAATCACGGTCGTATTGCTGGAACCGCCTCCGCCTTATTAGGCACAATGCAAATGGCAATTGGGCCAATTTTCATTGCCATTCTAAGCCCATTCATGAACAAAGAACCTTTGCCTATGATACTTGGCATGACCTGTTGTTCGCTGATTGCTTTATTATTTGTTTCCTTCACCTTGGCAAAAAAAATACCTTTCGTTAAAGCCTAAATTTGCTATAAAGAAAGTACGACAAAATCATAATAAAAACGGAGGGGGAAATGTCACAACATCATACAGGTTCTTGTTTATGTGGACAGGTTAGTTACGAGCTAATGGGAGAATTTAAAAAATTTTTCTTGTGCCACTGCAGTCGCTGTCGTAAAACCTCTGGTACTTCACACTGTGCTAACCTTTTTGCTCCTGGAGCAGAACTTAACTGGTTAAGTGGCGCAGATAAAATCAGCTTATATCGCCATCCTGACAGCAATTTTGCACGCGCATTTTGCCAAACCTGTGGCTCAAATGTTCCGGTCGATGCGAAGGCCAGAGGTCTGGTCGTCGTACCTGCGGGCAGTTTAGATTGTGACCTTGATATGAAAGCTCAAGCCAATATTTTTATGGGCAGCAAAGGCAACTGGGACGTGGATCTTAATCAGGCCCCTTGTTTTGATGCCATGCCAAGCTAACCTCATCTCTCCTTAGAGTTGAGCTAATTTCTGCGCTGCAGCAAGCAGGGTAGTTTCGTCTTTAGCAAAACATAAACGGATGAGTCGTTGTTCTACCGGTGGATTTTGATAAAAAACACTGATAGGAATAGCGGCCACACCTATCTCTTTGACCAAATAATGGCAAAATGCCACATCGTCTAAATCGCTAATCTCACTGTAATCCAATAATTGGAAATAGGTGCCTTGGCAGGGTAGAAGTTGAAAGCGACTAGCAGCCAAGGCAGAACGTAAAATATCTCGTTTGTTTTGGTAGAAGGGTGAGAGTTCACCACTGGCCCGTGGTGTATCTAATAGATGCTCGCCAATCGCTTGTTGAAATGGGGTGGCCGTACTAAAGGTAATGTATTGATGAAGCTTTCTAAGCTCACGAGTGATGATTTCTGGTGCAACCACATAACCTACTTTCCAACCAGTAAGGTGAAAACTCTTACCAAAAGAAGACACCACCATACTGCGCTGCGCTAATTGATCATGACGATGCACACTGACACTTTGAGTTTGATAATGAATAAATTCATACACTTCATCGGATAAGACATTAATGTTTTTGTCTTTTATCACTTGCCAAAGCTGCTCCAAATCTTCTGTCTGCCAACAGGTTCCAGTAGGGTTGTGTGGGGTATTTATTAACACTAAACGGGTTTTATTTGTCACCAAAGCAGCAAACTGAGACCAGTCTGGTCGAAAGTCTGGCGCAGTTAATACCACACGTTTGCAAACACCACCGGCTAGCATCACCGCAGGTTCGTATAAGTCATAAGCAGGATCAAACAATATCACTTCATCATCCGGTCTCACCAAGGCAGTAATACCATCAAAAATGGCTTCTGATGCACCACTGGTCACGGTAATTTCTTTCTCTACATCGACCTGTCGGCCGTAATAACGAGCAATAAGATTTTGAATGGCTTCACGTAATATTGGTAAGCCAATCATAGGTGCATATTGATTATTACCATGCAAGATAGCGTGAGAAGCACGCTCCAAAAGTGCATGATCTGCTGAAAAATCCGGAAAGCCTTGAGATAAATTAATCGCTTCATATTGCGCCGCAAGGGACGACATTTGCGTAAAGATAGTGGTGCCAACTTGAGGTAATTTGGAAGTTAATGTCACGAGTAAAACCTTAAAGTAAGAAGCGATAAGCGGATACGTTAAAAGACCTACACAAGCAGGGTCAACCTTTCTTTTTCAACAAGGCCAAAATCCTCAACATGAGACAAAAAAGCCAAGGCAATTGGCCTTGGCTTTCTCTGTTACAAAATTTTGCTAACGCAATTAGCTTGCTTGTAAGCTTGGATAATCCGTATAACCTTCCGCACCAGGTGTGTAGAAAGTGTCAGGATTAGGTTGATTCAAATCTGCACCTTGTTGAACACGAACAACAAAATCCGGGTTCGCTAAAATGCCGGTTCCGAAAGCAACACTGTCTGCTTGTTTATCAGCAATAACTTGCGCCGCTTCTTCAGGAGAGTAACCCATATTTACCATCAAGTGACCTTGGTAGACTTCACGAACCGCTGACACAACGTCTGCTTGCTGTAAACCAAAGAAGTCAGCACGCATTAAGTGTAAATACGCCAAGTTATAAGAGTTCAAGGCTTTAGCAAGGTAAGTAACCAAACCTACTGGATCACTGTCTTTCATACTTTGGAAACTGTTCAAAGGCGACAAGCGAACCCCAACTCGGCCGTTGCCCATCACTTGTGTTACAGCATCTAGTACTTCCATCAAGAAGCGCGAACGGTTTTCGAAAGAACCGCCGTATTCGTCATCACGTTGATTCGAACTGTCTCTTAAGAATTGATCAATCAAATAACCGTTTGCTGCATGTACTTCTACACCATCGAAACCCGCTTCTTTGGCATTGATCGCAGCCTGTTTGAAATCCTGCACAATATCCGCAATTTCTGATTTCGTCAGTGCTCTTGGCACTGTATAGGCTTTTTTACCTTCTGGCGTGTGAGTATCACCTTCGATGGCAATGGCACTCGGCGCAACCGCTTCTTTACCACCATTTAAGAGAGGATGGGCAGCACGTCCGGCATGCCATATCTGCATAAAAATACGTCCATCCGCTTTATGAACCGCTTCCGTTGTTAACTTCCAACCTTGAATTTGTTCAGCAGAATAAATACCTGGATCGCTACCAAAAGCCGACGTCGCGTCACTCACCATTGTGCACTCAGTAATCACTAAGCCAGTAGCAGCACGCTGTGAATAGTATTCTGCCATCAGCTCATTAGGCTGATGCTGTGGCGCACGGCAGCGAGTCAAAGGTGCCATTGCAAAGCGATTTGGCAATTCAAGATCACCAAGAGTAACAGGAGTAAATAACGAACTTAGGTTAGACATTTTGTTCTCCAAGATAGGATTTTTTTAAAGATAACCGTTTTATGAGTATGGAAAGCACTTTTTCAACGTTTTACACGATATTTGCTAATTAATATAAACGAATCGAACTATATGATTCTTACTTATCTTGTCTAAAAAATGAGATAGAGAAATAGACAACACACGATAAAAACAATAAAATCACGAAACATACTACCATGTAGTACAATTATTTAGGCTCTATTTTATCGAAAAATAGTTAACTATGACTCTTTTGACGCAAGACCTACTTACTCACCTTTCTGCATGAAATGACATACATAACTTTCAATCCTCCTATTATAGGTAGCCTTCAGGTCTTTCTGATAAAAGTCTTCTCTAGATTAAAACACGCTTACATTCCTGCTTACTCTGTTTTGATAGAAGCTGACTTTGATAGAAGCTGACTTTGATAGGGCCCATGTTAAGATGGCTTATTCCGGTAATCCCGCCTATATTAATTTTTTACTAATTGGTCAAAATCTTTTATTGATCGTTTATTTAAAGAACAATGAGAATTATGATTAGTTTCAGGTCGGAGCGAGTCCTGGACGGAAACCAGCTAAGATTCAGGACAAGTTATTTGTTTTGTCGTATTAAATCGAGCAAGCTATTTAAATGAATGATTCTAGTCAGCAAGACACTTCTATAAGATCGCAAGTCATGGAGCCAAAGCTCTTTCGTCGTTTGTTGATTCTTGCTTGTGTATGCTTTGCTTTAGTTTGGATAATTGATGAATTAAGCGGCATCATTTCTGAATTTGATGCAACCGCTTACCCTATTTGTATTATGGCTTTTGCTCTCATGTATGTCTTGAGTAGAGCATCAAAACATCATAATCAAAGTAATTTACACCTGCTAACTTACTTGGTTGTTGCTGGCTATTTGATCAGCACCAGCATTTGGCATCATATGGGCAGCAATGCTTTATTCTCAAACGCCGCTCAGTGGTTAGGTCTTAATTATGTCATCGCCTATTTATTTCTTGAGATTAGACGAGCTGTTCCAACCACTATGCTGGTTCTGGGCGCTACACTAATTGGTCATTTTCTAGTGTTAATCAAACATCACAGCTTAGACGATACGCTTGGCGTAGTGTTGAATATAGCGGTTGCTCATAGTGTTTACATTGTTTTGCTATGGACTGTCATTCGACTCAGAATCCAATCTTCTCTAGCCAATACTCGTATGAACTTGCTGGAAAACTACGCTTATGTTGATTTATTGACGGGATTATTAAATCGTCGAGGATTAGAAAAGGTCTTTACCGAACTAGAGATCGATCAGATCAATACAAACACTAAAAACTATGCCTTACTACTGATCGATATCGATTATTTTACCCAAGTTAATGATCAATACGGACACACAATGGGTGACAAAGTATTGAGAAAAGTCGCCGCAAATTTAAACCGCACCATAGCACCAGAAGATGTTATTGGACGCTGGGGAGGAGAAGAGTTTATTATTTTGACATTAGATCGCAGTCCTCAACAGGTTCTCGACATGGCCGAACAGCTTCGCAGTATCATTAATCAAATGGAAGTTGATGACATTACTGGAGTCACCATCAGCATCGGAATAGGCTTCTCAAATTTGGCCAAAACACGTCAAGAAGTCTTCAATATTGCCGACAGTAATCTATATGAAGCTAAACAATCTGGACGCAACAGTGTTCGCTGTAGCATATAAACTGATTGTCGCACTGAGACTTACGACAAACGCTACACTGTAGTAAGATTAGGACATCAGTATACTAACGAAAGGAATTAAAATGTTCAGAAGTAATGTTGATGTTGAAATACTAGAGGCTCATTCAGACAGGGAATGTGCTTTTTACGCTGATTACTTAGTACAACAAATTCGCGGCACCGCTATAAAAAATCTACAAGGTAGAAATGTAGAAGAAAGAATTAAAAACATCAATGCGGAACTGGACTTATTGATTCGCAAGAAAAAAGCACCGAAAAATTTCGCTGCTCAAATGACAACCGCCTTTAACAGCACCCAGTTACCACATAGCTATTTTCGTTGGGTCGACAAAAATGATACTCGACTCTGTAATTGGCTTTGGTGCTATTTGAAAAAACACACTAATTCCAACTCACAAGATACTGAAACTCAACATATTCCTCATCCATTATTGAGTCGTTTATCAAGCCAGCCCTTCCTCATAGAGAAAGACAACAATACAGATCGTTATGCCGATATTCTTAATGCCTTTTACTTTGGGGAGTTAACCGCAAAACATCAGCAAGACGTGCTCGAGTTTTTGAAAAGCCTATGGTTTGAAGTCGAAGCGGACACGTCAGTGACAGACTGGTTAGGAGACAGTAATGTTATTCAATGGCAATGGGCATACTCTTATCTACAGAATGTCAAAACTCGCCCTTTACCAATGGCATGGACCAGTCACCGAGACAACGAAAAGCGAGAAATTGTAATTACAACGATTGATTTAGCGGACAATCTTGATCGTAAGGCATTATTAATCGATAAAATGAAAAAGGCTTGGAGTCAAAAGAAATTCCGTGAAAAATCTAATGGCAAAAAGCCATACAGTATTAGTATGACGCAAAACACCAAACAAAAACTTAATGCCCTCGCTGAAGAGCATGAAATGAAAATCAATGAGATGATTGAATTACTGATTCAGAACGAATACAACAAGCGCGCTTAAGGAAGGTGCGATTAAGTCGGCCAAGGGTAACTGTCAGATCAAGTCTGAGCTAGTACATCTCAGCCGCTTAATCGCACATTTCTACCCAATTCATTTATTGAATGTTGTAACTCAAATTGGTCTCGAAAAGAGGCCTCCCCATACAATATAAAAAGGTTATGACCTCATTCTCTTGTGCGTTTTACTTCCCTTTTTCTGGCTTTTTATCAATATCTCCTCGCATTTCCTTTCTTCTAGCCTCAGAAAAATCATCATCCGTTACTTTGAAATCTTGGATGTAGCCAGCAATCACCTTACCCAATTTTAAAACATCGTCGTTGACTTTAGATGAATCACTTGAATAGCTGCTCACCATATTAAAACTGTCGTTGATTTTGCTAAAACTGGCTTTTAATTCTTTAAAAGTAGACTGTTGTAAATCAATGGACTCATTAATTCGCCCAACCTTTTCTGCAATAGAATGCATTGCATGAGTAATATGCTCTAATGCATCAGTACTGTCCGCTACTTGTGAAACCGATGCTGTGGCACTAGATTCACAAGAAGACATCAAATCTGCCACATCAGATGTACTGCTTTGAATGGCACCGACCATGCCAGCAACTTCGCTTGTGGATTCTCGAGTCTTGGACGCCAACGACCTTACTTCATCTGCAACCACGGCAAATCCCCGTCCAGCTTCCCCAGCCCTTGCCGCTTCAATAGCGGCATTTAACGCCAACAAATTCGTTTGTTCGGCAATCCCGTTAATAACATCTATGACCCCGGTGATCTTATCGGTATCAGTTTTCAACTGATTTAATGCTTGAATCGCGCCTTGTATATCGCTCGACATGACTTCCATAGTTTTGGCGACGCCTTTTACCTTTTTACCGCTTTCCGATACTGTTCCTAAACCCTCTTTGGTCGAAACGTCTATTATATTCAGTTCCGTTAATACGGCTTCTGAAGCGGAATTAGTATGCTCAAGACCTTCATTCACCAATTTTGCTTCTTCTAATTGTTTGGCATTGGCTGAATTTAGATTTGATACGACTTCCGCCATATCCTGAGAAATCGGAACCAGCCTGACTACAGATTTCAAAACGGTCGATAAGGTTTGATCTAAATATTGAATAAAGGAATTTACGCCTATAGCAAGTTGGGCAAATTCATCTTTACCCGTCACCGCTAATCGGCGTGTTAAATCGCCCTTACCATTACCTAAATCTTTTGTCAGTTTGACTATTTTTTTAATTGGACGTGTAAAATAAACCGCTAAGAAATAGCCAAACATTGCACCTAGGATTAACGCACCTAGACTGAAAATGATGAGGTTACGATAAACCGTTTCTTGTAGGGAATAGATAGAAGAGAGGGCTTCATCCACTGACAACTCTGTCAATAACACCCAATTTAGCCCCAAAATATTCAATGGACGATAGGCACTCACGGTTGACTGTCCTAAGAAACTATCTTTTATCAGCACACCTGTATTGCCAGATAGCCCATCGTCGACCGCTCTGGAATCCACGGATAACAGACCAATTGTACTTCCTTTGGCTTTTATATCCGCCACAATGGCATCATCAACCTGCTTACTTTCTAAACTTTGAAAAAATGCATCAGAATTATCAAATAAAGGTCGGATGTTGGTTCTCAGTAATTTGTCATCACCCACCAAATAACTAAAACCCGTTTGCTCCAATCCAACCTCACCCCATTTCTGATAGTGATTAATCACATCATTAATCCTTTCAACTGGCATCTGAAAAATCAAAACACCTATCTGTTCATCTTCGGCATAAATAGGGCTAGATATAAATGAGGCTTGGCCCTCATAGGAGGGTGTATAAGGTGCAAAATCCGTTATAAAGGTTGAACCTTTGTCCGCTTGTTGGGCCATTTTAAAGGCCGCTGCAATACCTGAATCCGCATATGGCCCATCCAGCAAGGAGGTGGCAAAATCAAGCTCTTTAAAAACACTGTAAATAACATTCCCAGTTTCAGAATCAACGATGAAAACATCATAATAGCCAAATTCCGTCTGAAACTTTCTGAATGCTGAGTGAAATTTTGAATGCACTTGATCATAGGTACTGCCATCTCCCGAGGTAATCAATTGATCTTTTTCACCTAATGCAGCCGGGTTATTAGATATGTACTTAGCTTGCAAAAGCACAGCAACATCATCTAATTGGTTTAACAAGTCATTGGGTGAGGAGGAGGTATTTTGGTTTAGCTGTTTATATTGCGCGTCAAACTCATCAACATAATACCCTTGCAAGCTTGTTTTGCTCGCGGATACATTGCTTGTGCTTTCAGCTTCAAACTCTCGAAAAGCACGAGTAAATAGAGTGGTAGCTTCTTCAACCGCTTGGTCTGATGCCATGGTAATGGCTTGCCTATTTATAATATCGAAATACGATACTACTGACTCTGCGGTGATCTCGGTAACAGCCACTAAGCGATTCTTCGCGCTATCTGTTAATGAAGCGGATCCCTCCTGTAAGGCCTGATTACTAAGAATCAAACCAATAATTAAAGAAGGGAGGAAGGCTAGTGCTGTTCCTAAAAGCGTCATTTTCGCTTTTATACTTAAGGACATATTCTACAACCTCGCTAACAATAAATTCCTATTAAAGCTCGCTAACAATAAATTCCTATTAAAGCTCGCTAACAATAAATTCCTATTAAAGCTCGCTAACAATAAATTCCTATTAAAGCTCGCTAACAATAAATTCCTATTAAAGAAGGTGCGAATAAGTCTTCTGAGCGTCAGTGAACTTGTTCATACCCCACTTAAATAAATATAGAATAGAATGGTGTAAGCGCCAGTTAACAGATTGTTTAAATACATAATTTTAGAAGTTGAAGCCGCCACATCACTGTTCATAATTTGCACAAAAGTATTGCACTGCTAAATGACTTGGTTATAATGCCGCTGCACATTTGACCTCTAGGTCAAATTATTTAAATCCATTTGGGTTCCCTCACCCCAATTAAACGAAAAAGGTACAATATGAGCACATTTACCCCTGCACAACAGAGCAAAGCGTTGGGCTATCTAGCTTTGTTCCATTTATTGATTATTGCTTCAAGCAATTATTTGGTACAAATCCCCTTTACTATTTTTGGCTTCCATACCACATGGGGCGCTTTCACATTTCCATTAATCTTTGTCGCTACAGACTTAACGGTAAGAATTTTTGGTGCTTCCTTGGCAAGGAGCATCATCTTTACCGTCATGATTCCATCATTATTTGTCTCGTATTTGGTATCAGTCATATTTGCACAAGGCAGCTTCCAAGGTTTCGCTGCTTTATTAAACTTCGACACTTTCGTTGCGCGCATTGCCTTTGCGAGTTTGATGGCGTATTTATTAGGACAAGCATTAGACATTCAGGTATTCAATCGCTTACGCCAGCTAAGACAGTGGTGGGTGGCGCCTATGGCGTCAACATTGGTAGGCAATGGCTTGGATACTTTGGCTTTCTTTGGTATTGCCTTCTATAAAAGTCCTGATGACTATATGGCAACTCACTGGCCTGAAATTGCCCTAGTTGACTTCGCCTTCAAACTCATCATTAGCTTAGCTTTGTTTGTCCCCATGTACGGAGTGCTGCTGAACTATTTGGCTAAAAAGCTCACGCAGATTCAACCAGACTTTAGCCTCATAAGCTCTGCAAGATAACGAAAAAAGGCCTATTTCATTGAGATAGGCCTTTGTTTATAAAGGAGAGTCACACTTTACGAGTTATCAAGGGGATTAATAACTGTATTTTACGCCTAATCGATAACGAGGGCGCCATTTGTCATTCGCAGTGACATCTTCGCCATTAAAACGATAAGTCTCACCAGACTTATATGGCTTCAAACCAAACTCCACAAATGGGCTCCAGCCATTCTTAAGGCCAGTGTATTCACCTTTAAAGTTCACATCTGAAAACCAAGACTGTTTATCTTCCCACCGCGGCCCAGAGGCTTCAGGATTAAATGTATAGTCTATAGCAGAACTTAGTGACCAGTTCTCAACGCCTTTATAGCCAGCTGAGAAGGTCCAACGGTTGTAGTGGGAATTATCACTTCCTACCTTGGCTTCATAGTTATAGCGATGTCTAAAACCAACGGACCAATCGCTACTTACCTTGTAACCAAAGCTAAAATTAAACTGATGGCTTAGTTTGTCTGAACCCGATTCCCACTTATATTGAGGGGTGAAAGTTAAATCGTCAGATAACTTAATACGATAGCTAATATTACTCTGCTGACCGTTACCTGATAACTCTCCAAAAGCATCTTCATTATTACTTTTCCATTTGGCTTCAACACCAAAGCCAATGCCATTCGAAAAACGATGGCCAACTTCAATACGATCTGAATGACTGGCAGATTCACCATCGTGCTCAGGCACAAATTCATGCCGAAGATTGATGCTCGTAGCCTGCACAGACGCACTCATTAACCCTAAAGCAATAACACCTGTAATTATTTTCAAATTCATATGAAACACCTTTTTATTATTATTGATAGGACTTTTCAATATAAACCTTAAACACAAAATTTCAACATTTTATGAAACATATAAGTCTAAAATTTAAAAACAGTGTTTCTTTAAATCCCTAGGGACGAAATTAAACTCAACAATATCAGTTGGTTAAAATGATAAGATGGGATTTTTTGGCGAGAAGAATATTTACAATAAAATGGGTAAGCTAGAGGAATATTGTGCTGTTACGCAGTTACGACCTGAAGCCTTTGATTGATACAAGGCTTTATCAGCACAACTGAGTAACTCATCGACGGAACAATAGCCTTCCGTTTTATGAGCTACACCAATGGAAACAGTAACAAATACTTTTTGCTTTTCCGCACTCAGCACCCAACTTTTTTCCATTATTTTGCGTAAGGCTTCTGCTTTGTTTTCAGCTTGCAGAGGAGAAACATTTGGCATTAAAACGACAAACTCTTCACCTCCAATACGAGCAAAAACGTCTTCATTGGAGAAAATGCTTGAGCCATTTTGCGCCAAGGTTTGTAACACTAAATCCCCGGTTTTATGTCCATATAAATCATTTACGGATTTAAAATGATCCACGTCCATCATCACTAAGGAAACCGAGTCAGCAGCACCTGTAGAAGAATCCAGTATGCTTTCACACTGCTCAAAAAAATAACCTCGGTTAATCAAACCCGTTAAATGATCAAAATAGGCACGTTTTTCTAACTCTTCCTGTGCAAGAAAACTTTCAACGACAATACTGGCCAGATTACTAGCAAAATTAATCACTTTTAAATCTTTATACGAAGGTCGAGAAGGCTTTCTTAGATAGATGGCAAAGGTGCCAAGCAATTCGCCTTTCGAAGACAGAATAGGATCTGACCAACAAGCAGAGACTTCGGCCATCCTAGCGAGGTCCCTGTATTTTATCCAATAGGGGTGAGAAAAAATGTCTTCCACAATGACACGCTCTTGCAAAAAAGCAGCAGTACCACAAGAGCCAACATTCATGCCGATTTTTACCCCATCAATCGCACTATTATATTCATGAGGAAGGTCTGGAGCGGCTCCCAGCATCAGAGCTTTAGCGTCTTTATCGTAAAGCAATACACTGCAAATGGACTCGGGCATTTCGTACTGCACTTGCCTTACCAAAATTTCTAAAATGTCTTCCAAGGCAGAACTTTTCGCAACCATTTCCAACATTTCACTGCGCGCATTCAAACGTCGTTCGGTAATACCGTATTCCGTAATATTACGGAAATACCAAATTTCTTTATCTGCTAATACCTCATAACTTAGCTTGACCTGTAACCTATTACCCAAATCTGTTGATAAACATAAGCTCAACTCAGATGCTGTTCTTTGCTCACGTAGCGGCTTTATGTTTTGCTGAAAAACACCCTGTTTAAGTTTGGATTTTAGCCAGTCATATACACTCGAGTAAGTTTCTAACGACTCTTCAAACAAGGTCGTAAATGTGGTGTTGATGTAAATGATTTGGCCCGTTTCTAACTCACAACAAACTGCTGCAACAGGAGTGGCTTCTAATATTTCATTCAATGCCACTAATTGGTGGTTTTCTTGCTTCATATCCAGATCCGCAAAAGCAGTACAAAAACGCAAAGAAATTGCTTTGCGATAATATAAGTAACGCTCAAAGAAGATTCAGAAACAAGCGGGTGGCGACAGTCTTTTGTATGCTTTTTGTACGTTTTTGCCGATTATTGTCGAGAGATTCCAGTATTTTTTGTTTTAAAGCAAGCAATGAATTGTTATATGTCCGTGTTAGGAAAATAAGAAAAGTTTACATGCTGCTATGGTCGACATGATCCGAATCAACCATTTAAATTGAACTGGATTTACCTTTTTCAGAAAGTGGTAACCAATAAAGGAACCAACTAATAAACCAGGCACTGCATACAAAGTAGTTTGCGCACTGTGCGTCGTTAACAAACCCAAACCTATGTAAAATGGCAATTTCACTAGATTAACAATGAAGAATGCCCAAGCTCGCGTACTAACATAAGTCGTTTTGTCCAACTTTTGTTCCAACAAAAACAAACTAAATAATGGCCCTGCGGCATTAGCAACCATGCTCACCACACCGCCAAAAAAACCCATTGAATAAGCCGCCAAGGGACGTCGCATAAAAGACGCCGGGCGCATATCTAGGTAAAGCCCCAATAGAATCATGGCAACAATTGTCACACCTAAAAAGCAAATAAACTGATCGGCGTTAATATTAGCGAGAAAATGACTGGCCACCAGCACTCCGACAAAAGCCAAAGGTAGAAACCTTGCCAATACTGACCAAGCAATTTTACTTTTATAACTGCATACAGCCATTAAATCGGTAATGATATACAGAGGCAAAAGTACACCAAGAGCTTCAGGGCCGGGAAAAGCAATCATCACGATAGGTAAGACTAAAAGCCCCATACCGCCTACCGAAAATTTGGAAAAGCCAGTAATCAAACCAGCTAAAAATAAAACGATTATGGATGTCTCCATATAAACCTCCTAAACACTTATCAAATCAGCGTTTTTATGGGCTT
The window above is part of the Marinomonas sp. THO17 genome. Proteins encoded here:
- a CDS encoding alkene reductase, with translation MSNLSSLFTPVTLGDLELPNRFAMAPLTRCRAPQHQPNELMAEYYSQRAATGLVITECTMVSDATSAFGSDPGIYSAEQIQGWKLTTEAVHKADGRIFMQIWHAGRAAHPLLNGGKEAVAPSAIAIEGDTHTPEGKKAYTVPRALTKSEIADIVQDFKQAAINAKEAGFDGVEVHAANGYLIDQFLRDSSNQRDDEYGGSFENRSRFLMEVLDAVTQVMGNGRVGVRLSPLNSFQSMKDSDPVGLVTYLAKALNSYNLAYLHLMRADFFGLQQADVVSAVREVYQGHLMVNMGYSPEEAAQVIADKQADSVAFGTGILANPDFVVRVQQGADLNQPNPDTFYTPGAEGYTDYPSLQAS
- a CDS encoding methionine aminotransferase; its protein translation is MTLTSKLPQVGTTIFTQMSSLAAQYEAINLSQGFPDFSADHALLERASHAILHGNNQYAPMIGLPILREAIQNLIARYYGRQVDVEKEITVTSGASEAIFDGITALVRPDDEVILFDPAYDLYEPAVMLAGGVCKRVVLTAPDFRPDWSQFAALVTNKTRLVLINTPHNPTGTCWQTEDLEQLWQVIKDKNINVLSDEVYEFIHYQTQSVSVHRHDQLAQRSMVVSSFGKSFHLTGWKVGYVVAPEIITRELRKLHQYITFSTATPFQQAIGEHLLDTPRASGELSPFYQNKRDILRSALAASRFQLLPCQGTYFQLLDYSEISDLDDVAFCHYLVKEIGVAAIPISVFYQNPPVEQRLIRLCFAKDETTLLAAAQKLAQL
- a CDS encoding 7-cyano-7-deazaguanine/7-aminomethyl-7-deazaguanine transporter, whose product is MSTFTPAQQSKALGYLALFHLLIIASSNYLVQIPFTIFGFHTTWGAFTFPLIFVATDLTVRIFGASLARSIIFTVMIPSLFVSYLVSVIFAQGSFQGFAALLNFDTFVARIAFASLMAYLLGQALDIQVFNRLRQLRQWWVAPMASTLVGNGLDTLAFFGIAFYKSPDDYMATHWPEIALVDFAFKLIISLALFVPMYGVLLNYLAKKLTQIQPDFSLISSAR
- a CDS encoding GFA family protein, translating into MSQHHTGSCLCGQVSYELMGEFKKFFLCHCSRCRKTSGTSHCANLFAPGAELNWLSGADKISLYRHPDSNFARAFCQTCGSNVPVDAKARGLVVVPAGSLDCDLDMKAQANIFMGSKGNWDVDLNQAPCFDAMPS
- a CDS encoding GGDEF domain-containing protein translates to MNDSSQQDTSIRSQVMEPKLFRRLLILACVCFALVWIIDELSGIISEFDATAYPICIMAFALMYVLSRASKHHNQSNLHLLTYLVVAGYLISTSIWHHMGSNALFSNAAQWLGLNYVIAYLFLEIRRAVPTTMLVLGATLIGHFLVLIKHHSLDDTLGVVLNIAVAHSVYIVLLWTVIRLRIQSSLANTRMNLLENYAYVDLLTGLLNRRGLEKVFTELEIDQINTNTKNYALLLIDIDYFTQVNDQYGHTMGDKVLRKVAANLNRTIAPEDVIGRWGGEEFIILTLDRSPQQVLDMAEQLRSIINQMEVDDITGVTISIGIGFSNLAKTRQEVFNIADSNLYEAKQSGRNSVRCSI
- a CDS encoding oligogalacturonate-specific porin KdgM family protein, with the translated sequence MNLKIITGVIALGLMSASVQATSINLRHEFVPEHDGESASHSDRIEVGHRFSNGIGFGVEAKWKSNNEDAFGELSGNGQQSNISYRIKLSDDLTFTPQYKWESGSDKLSHQFNFSFGYKVSSDWSVGFRHRYNYEAKVGSDNSHYNRWTFSAGYKGVENWSLSSAIDYTFNPEASGPRWEDKQSWFSDVNFKGEYTGLKNGWSPFVEFGLKPYKSGETYRFNGEDVTANDKWRPRYRLGVKYSY
- a CDS encoding methyl-accepting chemotaxis protein produces the protein MSLSIKAKMTLLGTALAFLPSLIIGLILSNQALQEGSASLTDSAKNRLVAVTEITAESVVSYFDIINRQAITMASDQAVEEATTLFTRAFREFEAESTSNVSASKTSLQGYYVDEFDAQYKQLNQNTSSSPNDLLNQLDDVAVLLQAKYISNNPAALGEKDQLITSGDGSTYDQVHSKFHSAFRKFQTEFGYYDVFIVDSETGNVIYSVFKELDFATSLLDGPYADSGIAAAFKMAQQADKGSTFITDFAPYTPSYEGQASFISSPIYAEDEQIGVLIFQMPVERINDVINHYQKWGEVGLEQTGFSYLVGDDKLLRTNIRPLFDNSDAFFQSLESKQVDDAIVADIKAKGSTIGLLSVDSRAVDDGLSGNTGVLIKDSFLGQSTVSAYRPLNILGLNWVLLTELSVDEALSSIYSLQETVYRNLIIFSLGALILGAMFGYFLAVYFTRPIKKIVKLTKDLGNGKGDLTRRLAVTGKDEFAQLAIGVNSFIQYLDQTLSTVLKSVVRLVPISQDMAEVVSNLNSANAKQLEEAKLVNEGLEHTNSASEAVLTELNIIDVSTKEGLGTVSESGKKVKGVAKTMEVMSSDIQGAIQALNQLKTDTDKITGVIDVINGIAEQTNLLALNAAIEAARAGEAGRGFAVVADEVRSLASKTRESTSEVAGMVGAIQSSTSDVADLMSSCESSATASVSQVADSTDALEHITHAMHSIAEKVGRINESIDLQQSTFKELKASFSKINDSFNMVSSYSSDSSKVNDDVLKLGKVIAGYIQDFKVTDDDFSEARRKEMRGDIDKKPEKGK